A window from Numida meleagris isolate 19003 breed g44 Domestic line chromosome 21, NumMel1.0, whole genome shotgun sequence encodes these proteins:
- the KAT6A gene encoding histone acetyltransferase KAT6A, which yields MVKLANPLYTEWILEAIKKVKKQKQRPSEERICNAVSSSHGLDRKTVLEQLELSVKDGTILKVSNKGLNSYKDPDNPGRIALPKPRNHGKLDGKPNVDWNKLIKRAIEGLGESSGSSLKNIERFLKGQKDVSALFGGSAASIFHQQLRLAVKRAVGHGRLLKDGPLYQLNTKATTNADGKESFESLSCLPPVCLLPHEKDKPVAEPIPICSFCLGTKEQNREKKPEELISCADCGNSGHPSCLKFSPELTVRVKALRWQCIECKTCSSCRDQGKNADNMLFCDSCDRGFHMECCDPPLTRMPKGMWICQICRPRKKGRKLLHKKAAQIKRRYANPIGRPKNRLKNQNATSKGPFSKVRTGPGRGRKRKITLSSQSASSEGGYLEQADMLDYCRDGSATLKFNKKTKGLIDGLTKFFTPSPDGRKARGEVVDYSQQYRIRKKGTRKSSTSEWPTDNQDGWDGKQENEERFFGSQDVLTEKDMELFRDIQEQALQKVGVTGPPDPQVRCPSVIEFGKYEIQTWYSSPYPQEYSRLPKLYLCEFCLKYMKSRTILQQHMKKCGWFHPPANEIYRKNNISVFEVDGNVSTIYCQNLCLLAKLFLDHKTLYYDVEPFLFYVLTQNDVKGCHLVGYFSKEKHCQQKYNVSCIMILPQYQRKGYGRFLIDFSYLLSKREGQAGSPEKPLSDLGRLSYMAYWKSVILECLYHQHDKQLSIKKLSKLTGICPQDITSTLHHLRMLDFRSDQFVIIRREKLIQEHMAKLRNNVRPIDVDAECLRWTPVIVSNSVVSEDEEEETEDGENEEQQHHKDSESSMVKSVSWEKKEQEPYSPTKNEKKPDVIAPVNSTRPNKHVFSLDSLPANSQTSRRGRWNRKGKKLREPFCEKEPVLPTEDKTAIPSEQCSECEEKSVASRGQCSECEEKSSALQERCECEEKSPTPRGHYAEDEEKSVASQVQYGKNEKSAVPHQHYSEGMERWRGQLKKNMEPLKNRFPEDCERLPHCYSDSDRALLRCFSESSEEEDDDPVSPRSSSPPVLTKPTLKRKKPILHRKRRVRKRKHHNSSVVTETISETTEVLDEPFEDSDSERPMPRLEPTFEIEEEEEEEEDEEDEENELLSSGYFQHLAPQDTLRNRPSSKRKSKDEEESDDNNDTPTLKPLSMLRKCEANDSSLDPDTSTPMKKKKGWPKGKSRKPVHWKKRPGRKPGYKLNRDKVPPSVQGEGLDPVVANSKTGRKSKISDKEESVEQKEELPLSEERKEEDVNMEAEEVGEGEEEDAASSEVRAVSPVDSSSSPVPEVKEPEIEEEVEEKPQVLEEQRQSEEEQQELDEPEQDHEDDDEIAVVTNQNEDHDADDEDDGHLESVKKTELEEQPVREVVKEEPDVQECFLETNMPSSREDTKGKDETEADSEEEQASNETSVGSEHVPGSEDDHEEDPSNKEGLIELKEEEEIPHSELDLETVQAVQSLTQEESNEHDVAYQDCEETLAACQTLQSYTQTEEDPQISMVEDCQASEHNSPISSVQSHPSQSVRSVSSPTVPALESSYTQISPEQGSLSAPSMQNMETSPMMDVPSVSDHSQQVVDSGFSDLGSIESTTENYENPSSYDSTMGGSICGNNSSQSSCSYGGLSSSSSLTQNSCVVTQQMANIGSSCSMMQQSTVQPAANCNIKSPQSCVIERPPSNQQPAAQPQQQQPQSQQPQPPPPPQQQPPLSQCSMNNSFTPAPMIMEIPESGTTGNISIYERIPGDFGAGSYSQPSATFSLAKLQQLTNTIMDPHAMPYSHSPAVTSYATSVSLSNTGLAQLAPSHPLAGTPQAQATMTPPPNLASTTMNLTSPLLQCNMSATNIGIPHTQRLQGQMPVKGHISIRSKSAPLPSATAHQQQLYGRSPPAVAMQAGPRTLAVQRGMNMGVNLMPTTPYNVNSMNMNTLNAMNSYRMTQPMMNSSYHSNPAYMNQTAQYPMQMQMGMMGSQAYTQQPMQPNPHGNMMYTGPSHHSYMNAAGVPKQSLNGPYMRR from the exons CCGGTTGCTGAACCAATTCCAATCTGCAGCTTCTGCCTTGGTACAAAAGAGCAAAATCGGGAGAAGAAACCTGAAGAGCTCATCTCTTGTGCTGACTGTGGCAACAGTG GTCATCCTTCCTGTTTGAAGTTCTCACCAGAGCTGACAGTTCGAGTCAAAGCCTTGCGATGGCAATGTATTGAGTGCAAAACCTGCAGTTCCTGTCGAGATCAGGGCAAAAATGCT GATAACATGCTATTTTGTGACTCATGTGACCGTGGCTTTCACATGGAGTGCTGTGATCCCCCTCTTACCAGGATGCCAAAAG GTATGTGGATATGTCAAATATGTCGGCCAcgtaagaaaggaagaaaacttttaCACAAGAAGGCAGCACAGATAAAACGACGCTATGCTAATCCAATAGGACGTCCCAAAAACAGGTTAAAGAATCAAAATGCAAC aTCAAAAGGCCCCTTCAGCAAAGTTCGAACTGGCCCTGGCCGGGGTCGGAAGCGTAAGATAACTCTGTCCAGCCAGTCAGCATCATCAGAAGGAGGATACCTGGAGCAGGCAGACATGTTGGACTACTGCAGAGACGGCAGTGCTACCTTGAAGTTTAACAAGAAAACCAAAGGGCTTATAGATGGCCTTACTAAATTCTTCACTCCCTCCCCTGATGGACGAAAAGCTCGAGGGGAAGTGGTAGACTATTCTCAGCAGTATAGGATCAGGAAAAAGGGTACCAGAAAATCTAGCACTTCAGAGTGGCCTACAG aCAATCAGGATGGCTGGgatggaaaacaggaaaatgaagagcGCTTTTTTGGAAGCCAGGATGTCTTAACTGAAAAAGATATGGAGTTGTTTAGAGATATTCAGGAGCAAGCACTGCAG AAAGTAGGGGTGACTGGACCTCCTGATCCACAAGTTCGATGCCCCTCTGTTATCGAATTTGGCAAGTATGAAATTCAGACCTGGTACTCTTCCCCATATCCACAAGAATATTCGAG GCTACCCAAGCTGTACCTTTGTGAATTCTGTCTGAAGTATATGAAGAGCAGAACTATTCTCCAACAGCATATGAAAAAATGTGGCTGGTTCCATCCTCCAGCCAATGAAATTTatagaaaaaacaatatttcagtCTTTGAG GTTGATGGCAACGTCAGCACTATCTACTGCCAGAATTTGTGCTTGTTAGCCAAACTCTTCCTGGACCATAAGACTCTTTATTATGATGTGGAACCATTTCTCTTCTACGTGCTGACACAGAACGATGTCAAGGGTTGTCACCTTGTTGGTTACTTTTCCAAG GAAAAACACTGCCAACAGAAATACAATGTTTCCTGTATAATGATTCTTCCACAGTACCAGCGGAAGGGCTATGGCAGGTTCCtcattgacttca GCTATCTGCTTTCAAAGCGTGAGGGTCAAGCAGGATCACCAGAGAAGCCCCTGTCAGACCTGGGGCGGCTCTCATATATGGCTTATTGGAAAAGCGTAATATTGGAGTGCCTTTATCATCAACATGACAAGCAGTTAAGCATCAAGAAATTGAGTAAGCTGACTGGAATCTGCCCTCAAGATATCACTTCTACTCTGCATCACCTGCGAATGCTTGACTTCCGTAGTGACCA ATTTGTCATCATTCGTCGAGAGAAGCTTATCCAAGAACATATGGCAAAGCTTAGAAATAATGTGCGACCGATAGATGTGGATGCAGAGTGCCTGCGTTGGACACCCGTTATAGTTTCCAACTCTGTTGTCtctgaggatgaggaggaagagacagAGGATGGGGAAAATGAAGAGCAACAACATCATAAAGATTCAGAGTCCAGT ATGGTAAAATCTGTGTCatgggagaagaaagaacaagaacCCTATTCAccaacaaagaatgaaaaaaagcctGATGTCATTGCTCCAGTCAATTCTACACGGCCAAACAAGCATGTTTTTTCACTGGACAGTCTTCCAGCAAACAGTCAAACATCACGAAGAGGTCGATGGAACCGCAAGGGCAAAAAACTTCGAGAACCCTTTTGTGAGAAGGAGCCAGTATTGCCCACTGAGGACAAAACAGCCATTCCCAGTGAACAATGCAGCGAATGTGAGGAGAAATCAGTAGCTTCACGAGGCCAGTGCAGTGAATGTGAGGAAAAGTCATCAGCCTTGCAGGAAAGGTGTGAATGTGAGGAGAAGTCTCCAACCCCAAGAGGCCATTATGctgaagatgaggaaaaatCTGTGGCTTCGCAAGTGCAGTatggcaaaaatgaaaaatctgcagTTCCCCACCAGCATTATAGTGAAGGTATGGAAAGGTGGAGAGGACAGTTGAAAAAGAACATGGAGCCACTGAAGAATAGGTTCCCAGAGGACTGTGAGAGATTACCCCACTGCTACAGCGATAGTGATAGGGCACTTCTGAGGTGTTTTAGTGAGAGCAGCGAAGAGGAAGATGATGACCCTGTGAGTCCCCGATCAAGCTCTCCACCTGTTCTTACCAAACCAACATTAAAACGAAAG AAACCAATTCTTCATCGGAAGAGGAGAGTACGCAAGCGTAAGCACCACAATAGCAGTGTCGTCACTGAAACAATCTCAGAGACCACAGAAGTGCTGGATGAACCATTTGAGGACTCAGACTCTGAACGACCAATGCCCCGATTAGAGCCTACGTTTGAAattgaggaggaggaagaggaagaagaggacgAGGAGGATGAGGAGAATGAACTTTTGTCCAGTGGATACTTTCAGCATTTAGCCCCACAAGACACCCTCAGGAACAGACCCTCTTCTAAGAGGAAGTCCAAAGATGAGGAGGAGTCTGATGACAATAATG ATACTCCAACTTTGAAACCGTTATCTATGCTGAGAAAATGTGAAGCAAATGATTCTTCACTTGATCCAGATACTTCTACACccatgaaaaagaagaagggaTGGCCAAAAGGCAAAAGCCGAAAACCAGTCCATTGGAAGAAAAGACCTGGTCGAAAACCAGGTTATAAACTGAACCGGGATAAAGTGCCACCATCAGTTCAGGGAGAGGGACTTGATCCAGTGGTAGCTAATTCAAAAACAGGGCGTAAGTCCAAAATTTCAGATAAAGAGGAAAGTGttgaacaaaaagaagagcTGCCTCTTagtgaggaaaggaaagaggaagatgtGAATATGGAAGCAGAAGAGGtaggagagggagaagaggaagatgcAGCCAGCAGTGAGGTAAGAGCAGTTTCTCCAGTGGACAGCAGCAGTAGTCCAGTGCCAGAAGTTAAAGAGCCTGAAATAGAAGAGGAAGTAGAGGAGAAACCACAAGTATTAGAAGAGCAAAGGCAATCAGAAGAAGAGCAGCAAGAGCTAGATGAACCTGAGCAAGACCATGAAGACGATGATGAAATTGCAGTAGTGACAAATCAGAACGAAGACCATGATGctgatgatgaagatgatggTCATCTGGAGtctgtgaagaaaacagaattggaGGAACAGCCTGTAAGAGAAGTGGTGAAGGAGGAACCTGATGTTCAGGAATGttttttagaaacaaatatGCCAAGCAGTAGAGAagatacaaaaggaaaagacgAAACAGAGGCAGATTCTGAGGAAGAGCAGGCTTCCAATGAAACATCGGTGGGCTCAGAGCACGTCCCCGGGTCTGAAGATGATCATGAAGAAGATCCAAGTAATAAAGAAGGTTTAATTGAattaaaagaagaggaagagattCCTCACAGTGAACTAGATCTTGAAACTGTTCAAGCAGTGCAGTCCTTGACACAGGAGGAAAGCAATGAACATGACGTAGCTTACCAGGACTGTGAAGAGACTCTTGCAGCTTGTCAAACTCTGCAGAGTTACACCCAGACTGAGGAGGATCCTCAGATATCAATGGTTGAAGATTGCCAGGCCTCAGAACACAACAGTCCAATATCCTCTGTTCAGTCCCACCCCAGCCAGTCTGTTCGTTCTGTCAGCAGCCCAACTGTGCCTGCTCTGGAGAGCAGTTACACCCAGATAAGCCCTGAACAAGGATCCCTGTCCGCACCCTCTATGCAGAACATGGAGACCAGCCCCATGATGGATGTGCCTTCAGTATCGGACCACTCTCAGCAGGTGGTGGATAGTGGTTTCAGTGACCTTGGCAGCATTGAGAGCACTACAGAGAATTATGAAAACCCTAGCAGCTATGACTCCACTATGGGAGGCAGCATTTGTGGAAATAACTCTTCTCAGAGCAGCTGTTCCTATGGGGGACTGTCATCTTCCAGCAGCCTCACGCAGAACAGTTGTGTTGTCACTCAGCAAATGGCAAATATTGGCAGCAGTTGCAGCATGATGCAGCAAAGCACTGTCCAGCCTGCAGCAAACTGTAATATCAAGTCACCTCAGAGCTGTGTCATAGAAAGACCTCCAAGTAACCAGCAACCAGCAGCGCagccacaacagcagcagcctcagtcacagcagccacagcccccACCTCCGCCCCAGCAGCAACCTCCACTGTCCCAGTGTAGTATGAACAACAGCTTCACCCCAGCACCTATGATCATGGAAATACCTGAATCAGGAACCACTGGTAACATAAGTATCTATGAGAGGATTCCAGGGGATTTTGGGGCTGGGAGCTATTCACAACCATCAGCCACATTCAGTTTAGCCAAGTTGCAGCAGCTGACAAACACCATTATGGACCCTCATGCCATGCCTTATAGCCATTCTCCTGCTGTGACTTCCTATGCAACCAGTGTTTCTCTGTCCAACACAGGATTGGCTCAGCTAGCTCCCTCTCATCCGTTAGCAGGCACACCACAAGCACAAGCCACCATGACACCCCCACCAAACTTGGCATCCACCACCATGAACCTCACGTCACCTCTGCTTCAGTGTAATATGTCTGCTACCAATATTGGCATTCCACATACACAGAGGTTGCAGGGGCAAATGCCAGTCAAGGGGCATATTTCCATTCGCTCTAAATCAGCACCCCTGCCCTCTGCAACTGCACACCAGCAGCAACTGTATGGCCGCAGCCCACCTGCCGTTGCCATGCAGGCTGGCCCTCGTACGTTGGCTGTTCAACGAGGTATGAACATGGGGGTCAACCTAATGCCAACCACCCCATACAATGTTAATTCCATGAATATGAACACCCTTAATGCCATGAACAGCTACAGAATGACACAACCCATGATGAACAGCAGTTACCATAGTAACCCTGCCTACATGAACCAGACAGCACAGTATCCTATGCAGATGCAGATGGGAATGATGGGGAGCCAGGCCTATACCCAGCAGCCTATGCAGCCAAATCCTCATGGAAATATGATGTACACTGGCCCCTCCCATCACAGCTACATGAATGCTGCTGGGGTGCCCAAGCAGTCTCTCAATGGACCGTACATGAGAAGATGA